One genomic region from Nonomuraea helvata encodes:
- a CDS encoding IS1182 family transposase, with protein sequence MAVGQTPMQPGLLSSTVSFVEGRLAPNSIYTVLHRECRNLFPDEMFADLFAEDGRRSVPPMIVAVVMVLQRLEGLSDREAVDRFAFDVRWKYAAGGLDFDHPGFVHTVLVDMRARLAASDRPDRIFERTVEVAARAGLIGRKRVLDSAPIYDAVATQDTITLIRSAIRGVLRASDRELRVALRAVISSGDAYTDLGKPVIDWTEQAEREALIDSRARDGFALLAVLDGRKVAEEVDQAARLLATVLGQDLQHGEDGVFRIARKVAKDRVISTVDAEARHGRKTVERSFDGYKGHIAEDPDSEIITATRVTAGNVGDAEPAAELLADLLSEQAEHAEQAEHAEQAEQAEQAEQAEQAEVYGDAAYGTGPMLAKLDRAQIEAMVKTQPSSAPGGRFTKDAFTVDLEAGRVICPNQIVKEIRWHRNGSGVAAFGSACAGCPLRERCTTAKDGRDINLSPHEAHLARGRANSADPGWLARYRATRPKVERKIAHLMRRRHGGRRARMRGTTKVDADFSLLAAAVNLARLAVLGVTSTSTGRWAATMA encoded by the coding sequence ATGGCAGTGGGCCAGACTCCGATGCAGCCGGGGTTGCTGTCCTCCACGGTGAGTTTTGTCGAGGGTCGGCTGGCGCCGAACTCGATCTACACGGTGCTGCACCGTGAGTGCCGGAATCTGTTTCCGGACGAGATGTTCGCCGACCTGTTCGCTGAGGATGGGCGCCGGTCGGTGCCGCCGATGATCGTGGCGGTGGTGATGGTGCTGCAGCGGCTGGAGGGGCTGTCGGATCGCGAGGCGGTGGATCGGTTCGCCTTCGATGTGCGGTGGAAGTACGCCGCCGGCGGGCTGGACTTCGACCATCCAGGGTTCGTGCACACCGTGCTGGTGGACATGCGGGCCCGGCTGGCCGCCTCCGACCGGCCAGACCGGATCTTCGAGCGGACCGTGGAGGTGGCCGCCCGGGCCGGGCTGATCGGCCGCAAGCGGGTGCTGGACTCGGCACCGATCTATGACGCGGTGGCCACCCAGGACACCATCACGCTGATCCGCTCGGCGATCCGGGGCGTGCTGCGCGCCTCCGACCGGGAGTTGCGGGTCGCGCTGCGGGCGGTGATCTCCAGCGGGGACGCCTACACCGATCTCGGTAAGCCGGTCATCGACTGGACCGAACAAGCGGAGCGGGAGGCGCTGATCGACTCGCGGGCCCGCGATGGGTTCGCGCTGCTAGCCGTGCTGGACGGACGGAAGGTGGCTGAGGAGGTCGATCAGGCGGCACGATTGCTGGCCACCGTGCTCGGCCAGGACCTGCAGCACGGCGAGGACGGGGTGTTTCGGATCGCCCGCAAGGTGGCCAAGGACCGTGTCATCTCCACCGTCGATGCCGAGGCGCGACACGGCCGCAAGACGGTGGAGCGCTCGTTCGACGGATACAAAGGCCACATCGCCGAAGACCCCGACAGCGAGATCATCACTGCCACCCGGGTGACGGCAGGCAACGTGGGCGATGCCGAACCGGCCGCCGAACTCCTGGCTGACCTCCTGTCCGAGCAGGCCGAGCACGCCGAGCAGGCCGAGCACGCCGAGCAGGCCGAGCAGGCCGAGCAGGCCGAGCAGGCCGAGCAGGCCGAGGTTTATGGTGATGCCGCCTACGGCACCGGGCCGATGCTTGCCAAGCTCGACCGGGCGCAAATCGAGGCGATGGTCAAGACGCAGCCCTCCAGCGCGCCCGGAGGTCGCTTCACCAAGGATGCCTTCACCGTCGATCTGGAGGCCGGGCGGGTGATCTGCCCGAACCAGATCGTCAAGGAGATCCGCTGGCATCGCAATGGCAGTGGCGTGGCGGCCTTCGGCTCCGCATGCGCGGGATGCCCGCTCCGGGAGCGGTGCACCACCGCCAAGGACGGCCGCGACATCAACCTCAGCCCGCACGAGGCACACTTGGCCCGGGGCCGGGCCAACAGTGCCGATCCCGGCTGGCTGGCCCGATACCGCGCCACCCGGCCCAAGGTCGAACGCAAGATCGCGCATCTGATGCGGCGACGGCATGGCGGACGCCGCGCCCGCATGCGCGGCACCACCAAAGTCGACGCGGACTTTTCTTTGCTGGCCGCCGCTGTCAACCTGGCACGCCTGGCGGTGCTCGGCGTTACTTCCACCTCAACCGGGCGATGGGCAGCGACAATGGCCTGA
- a CDS encoding glycoside hydrolase family 53 protein, protein MAVLRRIRFALLLTLAALLAVVPLSPVPASAATLSMRGADVSSLQRSLDLGARYYNAAGTAADPLDILKGAGVNYVRLRVWNNPASGYNNKAKVLAYARTVKAKGLGLMIDFHYSDTWADPGKQFKPAAWASHGISQIQTDVYNYTYDVCNSLKAQGTTPDSVQIGNEINVGMLWNDGKVVNNDFTNLSLLLKAGYNATKACNSGTQVIIHTADADSLANARWFYDGIRAKGVPWDITALSYYCMWHGSLSNLSTVLNDVRSRYGKPVIVAETAYPFTASNADSEPNVIGGSAPCSGYPATWTGQANNFTAVQNTARGAGAIGVFYWEPTWYAIAGNGWDPANINGTGDQWDNMATFNWTGGINPNIRWTP, encoded by the coding sequence CTCAGCCGCCACGCTGTCCATGCGCGGCGCCGACGTCTCCTCGCTCCAGCGGAGCCTGGACCTCGGGGCCAGGTACTACAACGCCGCCGGCACGGCGGCGGACCCCCTGGACATCCTCAAGGGCGCCGGGGTCAACTACGTCCGGCTGCGCGTCTGGAACAACCCGGCGAGCGGCTACAACAACAAGGCCAAGGTCCTGGCGTACGCCAGGACGGTCAAGGCCAAGGGCCTCGGCCTGATGATCGACTTCCACTATTCGGACACCTGGGCCGACCCGGGCAAGCAGTTCAAGCCGGCGGCGTGGGCGAGCCACGGCATCAGCCAGATCCAGACCGACGTCTACAACTACACCTACGACGTCTGCAACAGCCTGAAGGCGCAGGGCACCACGCCGGACAGCGTGCAGATCGGCAACGAGATCAACGTCGGGATGCTCTGGAACGACGGCAAGGTCGTCAACAACGACTTCACCAACCTGAGCCTGCTGCTGAAGGCCGGCTACAACGCGACCAAGGCGTGCAACAGCGGCACCCAGGTGATCATTCACACCGCCGACGCCGACAGCCTCGCGAACGCCCGCTGGTTCTACGACGGGATCCGCGCCAAGGGCGTGCCGTGGGACATCACCGCCCTGTCGTACTACTGCATGTGGCACGGCTCGCTGTCCAACCTGTCCACGGTCCTCAACGACGTGCGCTCCCGTTACGGGAAGCCGGTCATCGTGGCGGAGACCGCCTACCCGTTCACCGCCTCCAACGCCGACAGCGAGCCGAACGTGATCGGCGGCTCGGCGCCGTGCTCCGGCTACCCGGCCACCTGGACGGGGCAGGCGAACAACTTCACCGCCGTCCAGAACACCGCCCGCGGCGCCGGCGCGATCGGCGTCTTCTACTGGGAACCGACCTGGTACGCCATCGCGGGCAACGGCTGGGACCCCGCCAACATCAACGGCACCGGCGACCAGTGGGACAACATGGCCACCTTCAACTGGACCGGCGGCATCAACCCCAACATCAGGTGGACCCCGTAG